The segment CAAAAGCCGAAATCATGATCACAACCTCAAACATAATGGGAAAAGTCGGTTCGAACGCAAAATAAGGTTTGCCCTGGACCACCAACGGATAATTGATTGCGGCGGCATAGACAATCAGCCCGACAATACCCAAGGCCCCTCCAATGCCGGCCATCAGGGTATAAAAGGAAACCGCCGATTTCTTCAACCCCATCGCCGCATCCATGCCATGGATGGGGAAGGGCGAATACACGTCCCAGCGCTTGAACCCGGCATCGCGGATGTGCCGCGCGGCCTCGTAGAGCTCCGCCGCGTTTCCAAACTCGGCGCCGATTCCGTAAATCCTGCTCATGCCTGCCCGCCTCCTGCGCGGCCGGATTTTTCATGCGGATCCGCTTCCGGCAATATTGCTTTGACCTCGAAGATCGTCACCGCCGGAACAAACTTCAAAAACAGCAGGAAAAGGAAGAAGAAGAAACCCAGCGTCCCGGCAAACAGCAGGATGTCATGGATTGTGGGCGTAAAGTAGCGCCAGGACGAAGGCAGGAAATCGCGGTGGATCGACGTGACGATGATTACAAACCGCTCGCACCACATGCCGATGCTTGGAGGAATGACGATCAAAAACAGCCAGAACACATTCTTCCGGAAAAATTTAAACCACAGAATCTGGGGAAGCACCGCGTTGAAAATGACCATGACCCAATACGCGAGGCAATACGGGGCGTTGGAGGAAAAGCGGTTGAAATACAGCATCGCCCACTCGTTCGGGTTGCCGCTGTACCAGCCGGTGAAAAATTCCATGACATAGATGTAACCGATGAGGCAGGCCAGGGTCAGCGTGATCTTGGCCATGTTGTCGATGTGCTTCAGCGTGATCACATCCTCCAGCTTGAACAGCGCGCGCGCCGGAATCAAAAGAACCAGGATCATCGCAAAACCGCCATAAACCGCGCCGACGAAAAAGTAGAGCGGGAAGATCGTGGTATGCCAGCCCGGAACGATGGACGTGGCGAAGTCCATCGACACAATGCCGCAGACGGAAAACACCATGGCCGTGGCAATGCCGGCCAGGAGCATGTAGCCTCTTTCATAATTGCGCCAATGCCGGTTGGAACTCCGCCAGCCCAGCGCCAGGATGCCGTAAGCCCATTTGGCCCAGCGGTTTTTCATCCGGTCACGCAACGTCGCGAAATCGGGGATCAACCCGTAATACCAGAACAGCGCGGACACCGAGAAATAGGTGCTGACGGCAAACACGTCCCAGAGCAGCGGGCTCTTGAAATTGGGCCAGATGCCGTTCGCGTTCGGAACGGGAGCCAGGAACCAGACCATCCAAACCCGGCCCACATGGATGGCCGGGAAAATTCCGGCGCAGGCGATGGCGAAAATGGTCATGGCTTCGGCGGAGCGATTGATGGAGGTGCGCCATTTTTGGCGAGTCAAAAACAGAATCGCGGAAATGGCCGTCCCCGCATGGCCGATACCGACCCACCAGACAAAGTTCGTAATGTCCCAGGCCCAGCCCACCGGATGGTTCAAGCCCCAGACACCCACGCCGGTTGAAATGAGATAGGTGATTTCGATTGGCACGAGAGCGGCAAACGATCCCGCAATCAGCGTGGCAACCCACCACCACAGACGCGGCTTGTCCTCAACGAGGCCCGAGATATGCGCGGTCAGCCACGAAAAGGAACGCCCGTTCAAAATGAGCGGCTTCCGTACCATCGGATTGTCTTTAACGGCTGTAGCGGTTTCGTTCATAACCAAATCATTCCGTCCGCCCCGCCTCCCGCGCGAGGATCAGGCTCATGCCCACTTTTTCGGCGCCCGGCATCAGCGGGTTCGGATTCCGAATCCGCGACAGGTAGCTCAGGCGCGGCTTCGTGTTCAAATAATCCAGCAGGTTGTAATTCAAATCCCGCTTCTTGAGCTGCGACACACGGCTCGCGGGGTCTGACAAATCGCCGAAGACAATCGCATCCGCCGGGCAGGCCTGCTGGCAGGCGGTCTGGACACTGCCTTCCGGCAACTTGCTGCCGTCGCGGTGCGAGACGATCTTGTGATCGATCTTCGCCGACTCCAGGCGCTGGACGCAGAAGGTACACTTCTCCATCACGCCGCGCATGCGCACACTGACGTTGGGGTTCTTCGACAGCTTGATGGTGTCGGCCATTCCCTTCGGACCCAGCGGCCCGAAATAAAGTTTGTCCAACTGCCGCTCGTTGTAATCGAAGAAATTGAAGCGCCGGACTTTATACGGGCAGTTGTTCGCGCAATAGCGCGTGCCAATGCAACGGTTGTACGCCATGACATTCAAACCTTCTTCGTCATGTAT is part of the Candidatus Methylacidiphilales bacterium genome and harbors:
- a CDS encoding DUF3341 domain-containing protein; the encoded protein is MSRIYGIGAEFGNAAELYEAARHIRDAGFKRWDVYSPFPIHGMDAAMGLKKSAVSFYTLMAGIGGALGIVGLIVYAAAINYPLVVQGKPYFAFEPTFPIMFEVVIMISAF
- the nrfD gene encoding polysulfide reductase NrfD, whose product is MNETATAVKDNPMVRKPLILNGRSFSWLTAHISGLVEDKPRLWWWVATLIAGSFAALVPIEITYLISTGVGVWGLNHPVGWAWDITNFVWWVGIGHAGTAISAILFLTRQKWRTSINRSAEAMTIFAIACAGIFPAIHVGRVWMVWFLAPVPNANGIWPNFKSPLLWDVFAVSTYFSVSALFWYYGLIPDFATLRDRMKNRWAKWAYGILALGWRSSNRHWRNYERGYMLLAGIATAMVFSVCGIVSMDFATSIVPGWHTTIFPLYFFVGAVYGGFAMILVLLIPARALFKLEDVITLKHIDNMAKITLTLACLIGYIYVMEFFTGWYSGNPNEWAMLYFNRFSSNAPYCLAYWVMVIFNAVLPQILWFKFFRKNVFWLFLIVIPPSIGMWCERFVIIVTSIHRDFLPSSWRYFTPTIHDILLFAGTLGFFFFLFLLFLKFVPAVTIFEVKAILPEADPHEKSGRAGGGQA